The DNA segment CCACAGAATCTTCACCTTTAAGCTTATCCACTTTCAAGGACTGAAGTACACTTTTTGTGCCAACACTGGTTGTATTCAGTACTTGGTCCTTCACATCTTGTGGAAGATCATCAAACATTGCTTGAGGTATTTCATCTGTAGAGGGTAAGACAATGTATTTAATTAATTGAAAGCTAGACTAGAAGCTTAGATCTAACGGCTGTAAGCAGCCTTTCACAACTTAAACCGAGATTTAAGAAGTGCTCCAAGCATTAAGACTTCCAAGTCCTAGTATCAAATGATTTAAGTGTCGTGCTATTATAAACCCATTCATGCTATTTAATACAGGGTAATGCCAGCAAGTTATTGGAGCTTATAAATAAATCTACATGTCTGGAATGGTGGCTTTCCGTACGTGTTCTACCAAGCAATTGAAAGTTGGAAATACCTTGATAACCATAAAAAAAGGTTTATCCAAGTATGCTTACCTTCACAAGTGTACTTTACATTAGACCAAATAATCTCTTCTTGAGAGAAGCAGTATAGTCCTAGTCTTCCTCCTTTCAGGGTGTCATCATAAATGTTTCCAGAGTCCATAACTAGATTAGTGCCCTGGTACAAGTAGAACCTAATGGTGCCAATAGTAGGACGGTGGTGAAGTTGCCAGCGATATGCCACATTTGGGGTCCATCCAATGCTGCCATCATGCCAGAGAAGTGTTGCCTGAAATACAAGGAAATGTCAAATTTAGGCTTTCCTAATACAATCTAGGGGTCAAATACAACCTAGTGTAGTGGGAGGCACCTTAGCTTACCTGATTTGGTGTGGAACCAGTAAACCACAGGGCATCCCTAAGTGCTGTGCCAGGGCCTGTTACAGAGTCAACCACCTTTAAGGTAACGCCCCTCTCAGCGTTGTTAAACCAGTTCTGTGGATCCTTTTTCCATGCCACAACATAGAACCTGGCATTGCTTTGGTACCTGTATAACAAGTTTAGATTAAAAACCCAACGGGGCACAATTAACACCCCCCTACCCTAAAATTTATATTCTGAGGAACTGGACTTACCCAAATACAAAGCCAACAAAGTCGTCATCACTAGTATCTTCAATGAAGAAGGTGCCATCAAAGTCGACATCAATCATTACATGGTCACCTGGAGAATAGTATCGAGAATTAGGGTACAATTCTGGCAACCGAGGCAAGCTACCGGTATGGCAAGTTAAATACAAGTACATACCCACTGCTAGAGCAGGATCAGAATTCACAGTCTGGTGAATCTCTGCACCATCGTCATAGACGACCCATACTGGAGGGGCACTTGCACTCTGTGGTTCTAGGGCTATCATTTGGAGTTTCCTTGGATTAGAAGTGGATAATGCATTGAGATAGAGGTTTAGGTTTGGTTCTAGATAGAGTAGTTAGATACTTTACCATGCTAAGCATGTTTTAGGTTAAGCCATCAAGACAAGGAGATAATTCAAGTTGAATGTCACCAAGTGGACTGTTGTCCAGAGTCAGGAAAAGTAAACTATTTTAACAGCTTAAGTCAACATCTGCACTTTCAAAAACAGGAGAAAATGCAAACCTGAAGTCTGTACTGTGCACATTGGGATTCTTTATGCAGTTGTCATAATAATCGTCTATTCTGTCACCATCAAAGTCCATTATGCAAGCATCACCACGGCCATCCCCATCACTATCCTCCTGGCCCGAATTTGGGATAAGTATACAGTTGTCAATAgggtcatcaacaccatcattatccctGTCTGCATCACAggcatctccatcaccatctccatccacATCCAGCTGGTTACTGTTTGCTATAGATGGACAGTTGTCTACAGTGTTGTCCACACCATCACTGTGGAGGCATCAGTCGAGGCATAAGGATAACCAATTTATTTTAGCATTAAAATGGTCTTCTGGCTTAAAGAATTCCACCCTTACCCATCCAAGTCAGCATCACTATCACAGGCATCACCTAGAAAATCTTGATCTCCATCTTCCTGTCCAGGATTAACAGTTTGAGGACAATTGTCACAAACATCTCCAATACTATCCTCATCAGCATCTGCTTGGTTGCTATTAGCAATCCAGGGACAGTTATCAGCTGCATTCAGAGATCCTAGTTGGAAAGGATGTAGAGAATTACCAAGCAAGTCCAAAATGCTCTACAAAGTTTACCTAGCACAACTACAGCATACCATCATCATCTAGATCATCGTCACAGGCATCCCCCACTTTGTCCCCATCAGTATCCTTTTGATTTAGGTTGGAAACTGCAGGGCAGTTATCGCAGACATCCCCTCGTCCATCCGAGTCGGAGTCTTCTTGCAGAATATTGGAAATTAGTGGGCAGTTATCCTGAAAGTATAGGATCACATCAGATATGAAAGCTAGCTTGGGTCATATGGCTAGGCCAGCTTGTGTAGCTTCCTTTCATACCGAGTTGCTGTCGAATCCATCTCCATCAGCATCCAAGTCACAAGCATCACCAAggccatcaccatcagcatcatcttgCCCAGAATTTGGCCTATTGATGCAGTTATCCTTACGGCAGTATTTGCTTGAACATCCTAGCTCCGTGTCTGGGTAGCCATCCAGGTCAGAGTCAGGGGCACAGTCAATACCAATACCAGCAAACCCAACAGGGCACTGggagtaaaaagaaataaaggttaATGATCATCAATTAGCCAGAATAACTAATCAAGGTGAACTTGAACCTATATAAATTTAGTAAACCTCCAATATTCAGGACTAGTTATACATCCAGCTTCTGCTAATACAACAGGCACTTCCGTTACATAGTTACATAGTTACATAGTCACCTAGCAACCTTAGCAAGCTTGAAACCTCAATTCATTTAAATATAGAAAAGTTGAACAGGTCTCACCATTAATATATTACAAGTTTGCCCATCACCAGTATATCCTACAGGACAGGGACCACACATGTAGAATGGGGCCACAGTAGTGAAAGTGCAAGTTACTCCATTAAAGCAAGGATTCTGTAGACATGGATCtgtaaagaaagtaaagaataaaTTCTACTCAATTATAAGTCTACATTTTCTTGCAAACATTAATAAACTTACCACTATGTGGACAAAGGTCTTCGGGTAGATCACAGTGAGCAAAGGGATAGTCCAGGTAATCTCCCGTTGCTTCCACACACTTTCCTATCCCAAAGCCTTCTTCATTCCACATGTAACCATCAGGACACTGATAACGCATCTTCACCATTTGGCCAAGTTCGATGAAGCATTCAAAGTAATGCTGCATGTTAAGGGGGTCTGGAAATCTTCCTTCCTGCCGGCACACAAACACCAAGGAACAGGGATCTTCACAAGTCTTGGTTCTCTCATTGAACAAGTGGTTTCCGTTGCACATGTAGAACTTCTGCACCCAGCCATGTCTCAAGGGAATACACGAGTAGTAATCTCCACAGTTTTTTGTGTTGGCAAAAGTTCCAGAAAGGGTACACGATGGAAATCCAGTATCAGTCTTGCATAGAGCAGAGTTGCTATCGAATTTCTGTCCATCAGGGCACTTGTGACTTTCTGGTGTCCAGCCAACATCCTTACAAAAGAAGAACTTCTGTGGGTCATAGGGATCTACACGAAACTCGTCTGCCCTTT comes from the Penaeus chinensis breed Huanghai No. 1 chromosome 32, ASM1920278v2, whole genome shotgun sequence genome and includes:
- the LOC125042510 gene encoding cartilage oligomeric matrix protein-like (The sequence of the model RefSeq protein was modified relative to this genomic sequence to represent the inferred CDS: added 233 bases not found in genome assembly), with the translated sequence MIILSAILPIVAGLTVVLATDGNDCPGEGRFPDPSTCSGFIDCIPTQTGYSVTKDDCRGFVYNATSKTCTSLMCDSRQKRGVTNDHHSYSHLCEKQPDSFMCADCKTLVVCVLGQAFVRHCIEDHYCSQKNEFGGGVCYPDEPTECTCERADEFRVDPYDPQKFFFCKDVGWTPESHKCPDGQKFDSNSALCKTDTGFPSCTLSGTFANTKNCGDYYSCIPLRHGWVQKFYMCNGNHLFNERTKTCEDPCSLVFVCRQEGRFPDPLNMQHYFECFIELGQMVKMRYQCPDGYMWNEEGFGIGKCVEATGDYLDYPFAHCDLPEDLCPHSDPCLQNPCFNGVTCTFTTVAPFYMCGPCPVGYTGDGQTCNILMCPVGFAGIGIDCAPDSDLDGYPDTELGCSSKYCRKDNCINRPNSGQDDADGDGLGDACDLDADGDGFDSNSDNCPLISNILQEDSDSDGRGDVCDNCPAVSNLNQKDTDGDKVGDACDDDLDDDGSLNAADNCPWIANSNQADADEDSIGDVCDNCPQTVNPGQEDGDQDFLGDACDSDADLDGDGVDNTVDNCPSIANSNQLDVDGDGDGDACDADRDNDGVDDPIDNCILIPNSGQEDSDGDGRGDACIMDFDGDRIDDYYDNCIKNPNVHSTDFRKLQMIALEPQSASAPPVWVVYDDGAEIHQTVNSDPALAVGDHVMIDVDFDGTFFIEDTSDDDFVGFVFGYQSNARFYVVAWKKDPQNWFNNAERGVTLKVVDSVTGPGTALRDALWFTGSTPNQATLLWHDGSIGWTPNVAYRWQLHHRPTIGTIRFYLYQGTNLVMDSGNIYDDTLKGGRLGLYCFSQEEIIWSNVKYTCEDEIPQAMFDDLPQDVKDQVLNTTSVGTKSVLQSLKVDKLKGEDSVARAAPLVVGSQTPEPPSTSGDKPSMRWFKG